Proteins found in one Methylobacterium sp. CB376 genomic segment:
- a CDS encoding tail fiber domain-containing protein yields the protein MITEIIVTRPAPGRAAGQPFAPGFVGPVGPQGEQGPIGPPGAPGERGEKGDTGERGPIGPPGMTRAADIADASPSGLAVLTGDAAAGAAALGLGPEDAPAFRGAYLSGPLVSSYVDGFEFDARTGERHPWVAQTGTGRNIYAWVASTGTGVYDSLAGNVYAWDGSTFAVTGSLTTPAVNVLSIDASALAKNPWLATVAAGRNTYQYVGASGVGIYDSLQGNVWGWNGTQFIVGGVLTANAVSAAGPLTSSAVDIIRADATAHEVHPWVVTVAAGRDTYAFASAASVGVYDSTYGDVWYWTPATGFHVGATIVSPAVDVLKADAQGRTVNLWLAQTATGRQVYQYAGPAGVGVYDSLTGSVWGWNGSTFALAGTVSVVNLVASGTISGSFSGSLAGNANTATKLATARTISATGHVSWSISFDGAGNATAAATVAIPAVQVTDSTAPGRAVLTAASAAAGASALGLGATDAPSFQGAYLSGPLVSSYVDGLQMDARSAERHPWTAQIATGRDIYATVSSAGTGVYDSLAGAVWFWNGSTFTVNGTLTTSAVNVLSVDASATAKNLWLATTGTGRQVYQYASASGVGVFDSASGNVWGYDGTTFTLAGTVSVTSLTASGAITGSLSGNASTASKLATPRSIAASGDLSWSVSFDGSAAASAAATLATVNSAPGSFGSASTSVALTVNGKGLVTAASATAIAIGSTAITDSSTPGRAVLTAASAAAGATVLGLGTGNSPTFTGLSLSASIATTAVDLMTLDARSAEKHPWVAQTGTSRNVYAFVSSSGTGVYDSLAGTVWAWNGSTFTVGATLTTAATNVLSVDASAAAKNLWLATTAAGRQVYQYASASGVGVYDSTSGNIWSWDGSLFTVAGTLVATLSGNAATATKLAAARSISATGDLSWSVSFDGSANATAATTLATVNSNVGSFGSTTVVPVITANAKGLVTAVGTASIAFPVTSVAGKTGAVALAQADISGLTTGSSPTFTGLTLSAAISSSASDIIALDARSAEKHPWNAQVGTSRIIYQYATATAVGVWDTTNGSVWSWNGSTFAVPALSAAVASFSGLVTFSTSANFTGGTASFQGTTGAMATSSGSLARLEIKSNGASTDAAYMQFHRSGYYAAYFGIDADNYWKVGGWSAGAVAYKVFHEGYRDPTKADLTGASFAGAVSATGLLSALGTTAGVYLQDRGGGSINWTQYGSSGIFRWYDGSQDRLWLSTTALTPNTAGGLTLGSSANPWSTVYAQVGSINTSDAREKTEVAPLAPAEVAWAQDLASEIGTFRFLSSVAEKGGGARHHVGLTVQRAIALAEARGLDPRAYGLVCHDEWEGGDRFGFRPDQLALLLIGGQVAHIAALEARLAALETRQPKERGP from the coding sequence GTGATCACCGAGATCATTGTCACGCGCCCGGCTCCCGGCCGGGCGGCGGGGCAGCCGTTCGCGCCCGGCTTCGTCGGCCCGGTCGGGCCACAGGGGGAGCAGGGCCCGATCGGCCCGCCCGGCGCTCCTGGCGAGCGGGGCGAGAAGGGCGACACGGGCGAGCGCGGGCCGATCGGCCCGCCCGGCATGACCCGCGCGGCCGACATCGCGGACGCCTCTCCGTCCGGCCTCGCGGTCCTGACCGGGGACGCGGCGGCCGGCGCGGCGGCCCTCGGCCTGGGCCCGGAGGACGCGCCCGCATTCCGGGGCGCCTACCTCTCGGGCCCCCTGGTGTCGTCCTACGTCGACGGCTTCGAGTTCGACGCGCGGACCGGAGAGCGTCACCCCTGGGTCGCGCAGACCGGAACCGGGCGGAACATCTATGCCTGGGTCGCCTCGACCGGGACGGGCGTCTACGACAGCCTCGCGGGCAACGTCTACGCCTGGGACGGCTCGACCTTCGCGGTCACGGGCTCCCTCACGACGCCCGCGGTCAACGTCCTCTCGATCGACGCCAGCGCGCTCGCGAAGAACCCCTGGCTCGCCACCGTCGCGGCCGGGCGGAATACCTACCAGTACGTTGGCGCGAGCGGCGTCGGGATCTACGACAGCCTCCAGGGCAACGTCTGGGGCTGGAACGGGACCCAGTTCATCGTCGGCGGCGTCCTGACCGCGAACGCGGTCAGCGCGGCCGGCCCGCTCACTTCGAGTGCGGTCGACATCATCCGCGCGGACGCGACCGCGCACGAGGTCCACCCCTGGGTCGTCACCGTCGCGGCGGGCCGGGACACCTACGCCTTCGCCAGCGCGGCATCGGTCGGGGTCTACGACTCGACCTACGGCGACGTCTGGTACTGGACCCCGGCGACCGGGTTCCACGTCGGCGCGACCATCGTCTCTCCCGCCGTCGACGTGCTGAAGGCGGACGCGCAGGGCCGGACGGTCAACCTGTGGCTCGCCCAGACCGCGACGGGTCGACAGGTCTACCAGTATGCCGGCCCGGCCGGGGTCGGCGTCTACGACTCCCTGACCGGCAGCGTCTGGGGCTGGAACGGCTCCACCTTCGCGCTCGCGGGAACCGTCTCGGTCGTCAACCTCGTCGCGTCCGGGACGATCAGCGGGAGCTTCTCCGGGTCGCTCGCCGGAAACGCGAACACCGCGACCAAGCTCGCCACCGCGCGCACGATCAGTGCCACCGGGCATGTCTCCTGGTCCATCTCCTTCGACGGGGCCGGGAACGCCACCGCCGCGGCCACGGTCGCGATCCCGGCGGTGCAGGTGACGGACAGCACGGCCCCGGGCCGGGCTGTCCTGACCGCGGCCAGCGCGGCCGCGGGGGCCTCTGCGCTCGGCCTGGGGGCCACGGACGCGCCCTCCTTCCAGGGGGCCTACCTGTCCGGGCCGCTGGTCAGCAGCTACGTGGACGGGCTCCAAATGGACGCCCGGAGCGCGGAGCGGCATCCCTGGACGGCCCAGATCGCCACCGGCCGGGACATCTACGCGACCGTCAGCTCCGCCGGCACGGGCGTCTACGACAGCCTTGCCGGGGCGGTCTGGTTCTGGAACGGCTCGACCTTCACGGTCAACGGCACGCTGACCACGAGCGCGGTCAATGTCCTGTCCGTGGACGCCTCCGCGACCGCGAAGAATCTCTGGCTCGCCACCACGGGCACGGGTCGACAGGTCTACCAGTACGCCTCGGCCTCGGGCGTCGGCGTTTTCGACAGCGCCTCCGGCAACGTCTGGGGCTACGACGGGACCACCTTCACGCTCGCCGGGACGGTGTCAGTCACGAGCCTGACCGCGAGCGGCGCGATCACCGGCAGCCTCTCGGGCAACGCCAGCACCGCCTCGAAGCTCGCCACCCCGCGCTCGATCGCGGCCTCGGGGGACCTCTCCTGGTCCGTGTCGTTCGACGGGTCGGCCGCCGCCTCCGCGGCGGCGACCCTCGCGACGGTCAACAGCGCCCCGGGGAGCTTCGGCTCGGCCTCGACCTCCGTCGCCCTGACCGTGAACGGCAAGGGCTTGGTCACGGCCGCGAGCGCCACCGCCATCGCCATCGGCTCGACGGCGATCACGGATAGCAGCACGCCCGGGCGGGCCGTCCTGACCGCCGCCTCCGCGGCGGCCGGCGCGACGGTCCTGGGGCTGGGCACCGGCAACAGCCCGACCTTCACGGGCCTGTCCCTGTCCGCCTCGATCGCGACCACGGCGGTCGACCTGATGACCCTCGACGCCCGGAGCGCCGAGAAGCACCCCTGGGTCGCGCAGACCGGCACCTCGCGCAACGTCTATGCCTTCGTGTCCTCGTCGGGGACCGGGGTCTACGACTCTCTGGCCGGGACCGTGTGGGCCTGGAACGGGAGCACGTTCACGGTCGGCGCGACCCTGACGACGGCGGCCACGAACGTCCTCTCGGTCGACGCCTCCGCGGCGGCCAAGAACCTCTGGCTCGCGACCACCGCGGCCGGCAGGCAGGTCTACCAGTACGCTTCCGCGAGCGGGGTCGGCGTCTACGACTCGACCTCGGGGAACATCTGGTCCTGGGACGGCAGCCTGTTCACGGTCGCCGGAACGCTGGTCGCCACCCTCTCGGGCAACGCCGCGACGGCGACCAAGCTGGCCGCGGCCCGGTCCATCTCCGCGACCGGGGACCTCTCCTGGTCGGTCAGCTTCGACGGCTCCGCGAACGCGACCGCCGCCACGACCCTGGCGACCGTCAACAGCAACGTCGGCTCGTTCGGCTCAACGACCGTCGTGCCGGTCATCACGGCCAACGCCAAGGGCTTGGTGACGGCGGTCGGGACCGCCTCGATCGCCTTCCCGGTCACGTCCGTGGCCGGGAAGACTGGAGCGGTCGCCCTGGCCCAGGCCGACATCTCCGGCCTGACCACCGGGAGCAGCCCGACCTTCACCGGGCTCACGCTCTCCGCGGCGATCTCGTCCAGCGCGTCGGACATCATCGCTCTCGATGCGCGCTCCGCGGAGAAACACCCGTGGAACGCCCAGGTTGGCACCTCGCGGATTATCTACCAGTACGCGACCGCGACTGCCGTAGGTGTCTGGGATACCACCAACGGAAGCGTCTGGTCCTGGAACGGCTCGACGTTCGCTGTCCCGGCGTTGTCGGCGGCGGTGGCCTCGTTCTCCGGCCTCGTGACCTTCAGCACGTCCGCCAACTTCACGGGCGGCACGGCGAGCTTCCAGGGCACGACCGGCGCGATGGCGACTTCGAGCGGGAGCCTCGCCCGCCTTGAAATCAAGAGCAACGGCGCATCGACCGATGCGGCGTATATGCAGTTTCACCGCTCCGGTTACTATGCCGCTTACTTCGGGATCGACGCCGATAACTATTGGAAAGTCGGAGGATGGTCCGCGGGTGCCGTCGCTTACAAGGTATTTCACGAGGGTTATCGCGACCCGACGAAGGCTGATCTTACGGGCGCGTCGTTTGCCGGCGCGGTCAGCGCGACCGGCCTGCTCTCGGCACTCGGCACGACGGCCGGCGTCTACCTGCAGGACCGCGGCGGCGGCTCGATCAATTGGACGCAGTACGGCAGCAGCGGGATTTTCCGCTGGTACGACGGGTCCCAGGACCGGCTGTGGCTCTCCACGACCGCCCTGACCCCGAACACTGCCGGGGGGCTGACCCTCGGCAGCAGCGCGAACCCCTGGAGCACGGTCTACGCCCAGGTCGGGTCGATCAACACGTCCGACGCCCGGGAAAAGACCGAGGTCGCCCCGCTCGCCCCGGCCGAGGTCGCGTGGGCGCAGGATCTCGCGTCCGAGATCGGAACCTTCCGCTTCCTCTCCTCCGTCGCAGAGAAGGGGGGCGGGGCGCGCCATCACGTCGGCCTGACCGTCCAGAGGGCGATCGCGCTGGCGGAGGCCCGCGGGCTCGACCCGCGGGCCTACGGCCTCGTCTGTCACGACGAATGGGAGGGCGGGGACCGCTTCGGCTTCCGCCCCGACCAGCTCGCCCTGCTCCTCATCGGGGGGCAGGTGGCGCACATCGCAGCCCTCGAAGCGCGCCTCGCCGCCCTCGAAACCCGCCAACCTAAGGAGAGAGGACCATGA
- a CDS encoding phage late control D family protein, with product MVLATAWRVTVNGNDASDAMNPYITAIEVVDKAGGSSDSATLEFDDTDGQVRLPSKGNPVEIALQGVIVFKGVVDEAESSGARGGGMTLSVSCKSVDKRGKTKQKQHKHKDDATLKEFLEQAAKDAGLSGIKADKTLGAIKRPYWSTEGRSFLQLGQELAEEFGATFKIQGNQAVFAARGGGATPGGGTMPSVEATRPGNLISWKITPKETRPRYAKARVRWYDRKEGKWKQEDVEIGASPGAPEVFDLPTAPRATKDHATDAGKGRKAESEREGGSGEVTILLEVAAKAEGTCVVSGCRSGVDGTYRIESVTHKVSRSGAETTLSLKQPQGSAGSDERSSDGESDSSSSGNTGSGSP from the coding sequence ATGGTGCTGGCAACCGCGTGGCGGGTGACCGTCAACGGAAACGACGCCTCGGACGCGATGAACCCCTACATCACGGCGATCGAGGTCGTGGACAAGGCGGGGGGCTCGTCCGACAGCGCGACCCTCGAATTCGATGACACGGACGGGCAGGTGCGCCTCCCGTCCAAGGGCAACCCGGTCGAGATCGCGCTTCAGGGCGTGATCGTGTTCAAGGGCGTGGTGGACGAGGCCGAGTCGAGCGGCGCGCGCGGCGGCGGCATGACTCTGTCCGTCTCCTGCAAGTCGGTCGACAAGCGCGGCAAGACCAAGCAGAAGCAGCACAAGCACAAGGACGACGCAACCTTAAAGGAGTTTTTGGAGCAGGCGGCGAAGGACGCCGGCCTCTCCGGGATCAAGGCCGACAAGACTTTGGGCGCGATCAAGCGCCCCTACTGGTCAACCGAGGGGCGCTCCTTCCTCCAGCTCGGGCAGGAGCTGGCCGAGGAGTTCGGCGCGACCTTCAAGATCCAAGGCAACCAGGCGGTCTTCGCCGCCCGCGGGGGCGGCGCGACGCCCGGCGGCGGCACGATGCCGAGCGTCGAGGCGACCCGGCCCGGGAACCTCATCTCCTGGAAGATCACCCCGAAGGAGACGAGGCCCCGCTACGCGAAGGCCCGCGTCCGCTGGTACGACCGGAAGGAAGGCAAGTGGAAGCAGGAGGACGTGGAGATCGGGGCCTCGCCCGGCGCTCCCGAGGTCTTCGATTTGCCGACGGCGCCCCGGGCGACCAAGGATCACGCGACCGACGCGGGCAAGGGCCGCAAGGCCGAGAGCGAGCGCGAGGGCGGGTCGGGCGAGGTCACGATCCTGCTGGAGGTCGCCGCCAAGGCCGAGGGCACCTGCGTCGTGAGCGGCTGCCGCTCCGGGGTCGACGGCACCTACCGGATCGAGAGCGTGACCCACAAGGTCAGCCGGTCCGGCGCCGAGACGACCCTCTCCCTGAAGCAACCGCAGGGCTCGGCCGGGAGCGACGAGCGCTCGTCGGACGGGGAGTCCGACAGCTCGTCCTCGGGGAACACCGGCTCCGGCTCGCCGTAG
- a CDS encoding tail protein X: protein MSQTVIVKDRRAVLDLLLWREHGRAGDTSAMLAAALKLNPGLAARGPEIPLLTPVVLPDLPAASAATTRKVVNLFDD, encoded by the coding sequence ATGTCCCAGACCGTCATCGTCAAGGACCGCCGGGCGGTCCTGGACCTCCTGCTGTGGCGCGAGCACGGCCGGGCCGGGGACACCTCGGCCATGCTCGCCGCCGCCCTGAAGCTGAACCCGGGCCTCGCCGCCCGGGGCCCGGAGATCCCGCTGCTGACGCCCGTCGTCCTGCCGGACCTCCCCGCGGCCTCCGCCGCCACGACCCGCAAGGTCGTGAACCTCTTCGACGACTGA
- a CDS encoding phage tail protein, with translation MVGSLIFDTFPFSVTGVEREDAYDYAKHDLMSRRKGYERAGAGDDTLTLSGEFLPFHIGGLSQLETARALKDSGSEQFVMRGDGYVVGWFVITSVKESHADAVAPNGIAYKVKHDLKLERVDDPGQSTGADLIDAVLSLFG, from the coding sequence ATGGTGGGCAGCCTGATCTTCGACACGTTCCCGTTCAGCGTGACTGGCGTCGAGCGGGAAGATGCCTACGATTACGCCAAGCATGACCTAATGTCCCGGCGGAAAGGCTACGAGCGCGCGGGGGCCGGGGACGACACCCTGACCCTCTCGGGCGAGTTCCTGCCCTTCCATATCGGGGGCCTCTCGCAGCTCGAAACCGCCCGCGCCCTGAAGGACAGCGGCTCCGAACAGTTCGTGATGCGCGGCGACGGCTACGTCGTCGGCTGGTTCGTGATCACCTCCGTCAAGGAGAGCCACGCGGACGCCGTCGCGCCGAACGGCATCGCCTACAAGGTCAAGCACGACCTCAAGCTGGAGCGGGTCGATGACCCGGGCCAGTCGACCGGCGCCGACCTGATCGACGCCGTGCTCTCGCTGTTCGGGTGA
- a CDS encoding phage tail tape measure protein: MASKTASLIIRLTDQVTGPAGQASKALQGLSKAGDGLNKLKNAASGLDELGGKLRRAKGEVERASRELAAAERKVAFFARSKASGSSNYAAFKASGEVDAAQARLRAAKAQFAASQRTLEGLKTTFDGQKAVVRGLTATLASAAGGLKQVTSAEGAIAGATNGANAALRTQGNLFSTISQRAASAAKAYRDVAAGMAAAGRQSAAQQAASRRMIDGMSSPARAARAQKAAQRQAELAATYQAGRRYSTGSMAGGAARKGGAEGGTSIAGGAVEALEGLGAAELAKRTYEKARDVYLDFDEATRRQRAVMGISEDTQRPLTTQALQIGKDTRFTNSDVVKAQTLVASSLPDHLKTVAVISAITENTKDYALAMGTTMDEGAEAIISRIKGRQYDLSSPDAAATSAKHAANRLVQFGKSSGASHHDIMGYTKFGAAPGQVMGFSEEFSDSLAAQLKRLGYDGAMAGTFVRAAATKLTVPTNKGRNALAAAGFDHDDYVSPGKKMSADNLDNLVRLQFGKGLNASQLKRIGELLNDEDVVGDRAEFVPQVSEILQETLAKKGKKGKVNAQDAQKIAKAVNDYMNMTSGAVDSERLLMDILKQGLTPALAKYLFGQEHGGRALGLRPEMLEKDRKAFEHTPKDRASQFGKDVNAGAYGEYNQMKGSFETAYMRAAQANDERLRGMWKAIGDLADKFSDLSDSSIRTATDLATATTAFLTLKGTLSALGMFGVRAAEGLGAILSKITPFIAAAYAGAKTGQAIGEGINEVGAIAGGKYWTPKDEEELADLRRQRDEKRGQIEARQAKFHPSRRGEFDPESDRLQKDISVLENRIRSGEETKRAGLPIGEAAREALDARAAAKAAPAAPPVKPPEVKVPDAASAGQDAGKAVAKGVEKGADKAGEQAGQAIADGVRAKAPEAKRGWEMLRRDAAEAGSDAGQSAGERIAEGINEVGAIAAGKHWTPKDSEEVAELRQQRDAKRAEMTGIEGWIRPSMRGQPNADLDRLQREVQTLDNRIRAGEERQRAGLKLGEAAREALASKAAAGSAESGAKAGQEAGQAIADGIRAKAPEAGSAGQEAGSSAGQGVAKGGAKEAPKIEEKAKSLWEKIKEIFSEPIKISFDLDTGAATGRARSTYVSLSGGGGGSFFGRALAVGGGAGIGHVASKADRAAYIREAARRNGIDPEVALRVAQSEGFNEYTGDQGRSFGDFQLFTGGGLGNKALREGINVRDPNTWREQIDFAMREAAKGGWTPWHGAKRVGIGPWQGIGRPRTSAPAASGDLTPAQIEAARQRIQSRYTPRPASPEAQPGLTGSGVPAIAPKGDTSGLDSLGTKADAAKDKLSGLSGVTVSPQVSTGGLDGLIAKANQALAALQRIPGAVASANASLGSVNAAAGGKGGGESGSGSVNVRGALSDNFA, encoded by the coding sequence ATGGCCAGCAAGACCGCCTCGCTCATCATCCGCTTGACCGATCAGGTCACGGGTCCGGCCGGGCAGGCGTCGAAGGCGCTCCAGGGGCTCTCCAAGGCCGGCGACGGCCTCAACAAGCTGAAGAACGCGGCCTCGGGCCTGGACGAGCTGGGCGGCAAGCTCCGGCGCGCTAAGGGCGAGGTCGAGCGCGCGTCGCGGGAGCTGGCCGCGGCCGAGAGGAAGGTCGCCTTCTTCGCGCGCTCCAAGGCGTCGGGCAGCTCGAACTACGCGGCCTTCAAGGCCAGCGGCGAGGTCGACGCGGCCCAGGCGCGGCTGCGCGCCGCGAAGGCGCAGTTCGCGGCCTCCCAGCGCACCCTCGAAGGGCTCAAGACCACCTTCGACGGCCAGAAGGCCGTGGTCCGCGGGCTCACCGCCACCCTGGCCTCCGCGGCCGGGGGGCTGAAGCAGGTCACGTCGGCCGAGGGCGCGATCGCCGGCGCGACCAACGGCGCCAACGCGGCGCTGCGGACGCAGGGCAACCTGTTCTCGACCATCTCCCAGCGCGCGGCCAGCGCCGCCAAGGCGTACAGGGACGTCGCGGCCGGGATGGCCGCGGCCGGGCGGCAGTCGGCGGCCCAGCAGGCCGCCAGCCGCCGCATGATCGACGGCATGAGCTCCCCCGCGCGCGCCGCTCGGGCGCAGAAGGCGGCCCAGAGGCAGGCCGAGCTGGCCGCGACCTATCAGGCGGGCCGGCGCTACTCGACCGGCTCGATGGCGGGCGGCGCGGCCCGGAAGGGCGGCGCGGAGGGCGGCACCTCCATCGCCGGGGGCGCGGTCGAGGCCCTGGAGGGGCTGGGCGCCGCCGAGCTGGCGAAGCGGACCTACGAGAAGGCCCGGGATGTCTACCTGGACTTCGACGAGGCGACGCGCCGGCAGCGCGCGGTCATGGGAATCAGCGAGGACACGCAGAGGCCGCTGACCACGCAGGCGCTCCAGATCGGCAAGGACACCCGGTTCACGAACTCGGACGTCGTGAAGGCGCAGACCCTCGTCGCGTCCTCGCTGCCGGATCACCTCAAGACCGTGGCGGTCATCTCGGCCATCACCGAGAACACCAAGGACTACGCGCTCGCCATGGGAACCACCATGGACGAGGGCGCCGAGGCGATCATCTCGCGGATCAAGGGCCGGCAGTACGACCTGTCCTCCCCGGATGCTGCGGCGACGAGCGCCAAGCACGCGGCGAACCGGCTGGTCCAGTTCGGCAAGTCCTCGGGCGCGAGCCACCACGACATCATGGGCTACACCAAGTTCGGCGCCGCGCCCGGGCAGGTGATGGGCTTCTCCGAGGAGTTCTCGGACTCGCTGGCCGCCCAGCTCAAGCGCCTGGGCTACGACGGCGCGATGGCCGGCACTTTCGTCCGGGCGGCGGCGACCAAGCTGACCGTGCCGACGAACAAGGGCCGCAACGCCCTGGCGGCGGCCGGCTTCGACCACGACGACTACGTCTCCCCCGGCAAGAAGATGTCGGCGGACAACCTCGACAATCTGGTCCGCCTCCAGTTCGGCAAGGGCCTGAACGCCTCTCAGCTGAAGCGCATCGGCGAGCTGCTGAACGACGAGGACGTGGTCGGGGACCGGGCGGAGTTCGTGCCGCAAGTCTCCGAGATCCTTCAGGAGACGCTGGCGAAGAAGGGGAAGAAGGGCAAGGTCAACGCCCAGGACGCCCAGAAGATCGCCAAGGCGGTCAACGACTACATGAACATGACCTCTGGCGCGGTCGACAGCGAGCGCCTGCTCATGGACATCCTGAAGCAGGGGCTGACGCCCGCGCTCGCCAAGTACCTGTTCGGCCAGGAGCACGGCGGCCGGGCGCTCGGCCTGCGCCCCGAGATGCTGGAGAAGGACCGCAAGGCGTTCGAGCACACGCCGAAGGACCGCGCCTCGCAGTTCGGCAAGGACGTCAACGCGGGCGCCTACGGCGAGTACAACCAGATGAAGGGGTCCTTCGAGACCGCCTACATGCGCGCCGCCCAGGCGAACGACGAGCGACTGCGCGGGATGTGGAAGGCCATCGGCGATCTGGCCGACAAGTTCTCGGACCTCTCCGACAGCTCGATCCGCACGGCGACCGACCTCGCGACCGCGACGACGGCGTTCCTGACCCTGAAGGGGACGCTCTCCGCGCTCGGCATGTTCGGGGTCAGGGCGGCCGAGGGGCTGGGCGCGATCCTGAGCAAGATCACCCCCTTCATCGCGGCGGCCTACGCGGGCGCCAAGACCGGGCAGGCGATCGGCGAGGGGATCAACGAGGTCGGCGCCATCGCGGGGGGCAAGTACTGGACCCCCAAGGACGAGGAGGAGCTGGCCGACCTCCGGCGGCAGCGCGACGAGAAGCGCGGCCAGATCGAGGCGCGGCAGGCGAAGTTCCACCCCTCACGGCGCGGGGAGTTCGACCCCGAGAGCGACCGGCTCCAGAAGGACATCAGCGTCCTGGAGAACCGCATCCGGTCGGGCGAGGAGACGAAGCGCGCCGGGCTGCCGATCGGCGAGGCCGCCCGGGAGGCCCTGGACGCCCGCGCAGCGGCCAAGGCCGCCCCCGCGGCTCCACCGGTCAAGCCCCCGGAGGTCAAGGTCCCCGACGCCGCCAGCGCCGGCCAGGACGCCGGCAAGGCGGTCGCCAAGGGGGTCGAGAAGGGCGCGGACAAGGCGGGTGAGCAGGCCGGGCAGGCCATCGCGGACGGCGTTCGGGCCAAGGCCCCGGAGGCCAAGCGCGGCTGGGAAATGCTGCGGCGCGACGCGGCCGAGGCCGGCAGCGATGCCGGCCAGAGCGCGGGCGAGCGGATCGCCGAGGGGATCAACGAGGTCGGCGCCATCGCGGCCGGCAAGCACTGGACCCCGAAGGACAGCGAGGAGGTGGCCGAGCTGCGCCAGCAGCGCGACGCCAAGCGGGCCGAGATGACCGGCATCGAGGGGTGGATCCGCCCCTCGATGCGCGGCCAGCCGAACGCGGACCTCGACCGCCTCCAGCGCGAGGTCCAGACGCTCGACAACCGGATCAGGGCCGGCGAGGAGCGCCAGCGGGCGGGCCTGAAGCTCGGCGAGGCGGCCCGGGAGGCCTTGGCATCCAAGGCGGCGGCCGGGAGCGCGGAGTCGGGCGCCAAGGCGGGCCAGGAGGCTGGGCAGGCCATCGCGGACGGCATCCGGGCCAAGGCCCCTGAGGCCGGCAGCGCGGGCCAGGAGGCCGGCAGCAGCGCCGGGCAGGGCGTCGCCAAGGGGGGCGCGAAGGAGGCCCCCAAGATCGAGGAGAAGGCCAAGAGCCTCTGGGAGAAGATCAAGGAGATTTTCTCCGAGCCCATCAAAATTTCCTTCGACCTCGACACCGGGGCGGCGACCGGCCGGGCCCGCTCGACCTACGTCTCTTTGTCGGGCGGCGGCGGCGGCTCCTTCTTCGGGCGGGCGCTCGCGGTCGGGGGCGGCGCCGGGATCGGGCACGTCGCCTCGAAGGCCGACCGGGCCGCCTACATCCGCGAGGCGGCGCGCCGGAACGGGATCGACCCGGAGGTCGCGCTGCGCGTCGCGCAGAGCGAGGGCTTCAACGAGTACACGGGCGACCAGGGCCGGTCGTTCGGGGACTTCCAGCTCTTTACGGGCGGGGGCCTCGGCAACAAGGCCCTGCGCGAGGGCATCAACGTCCGCGACCCGAACACCTGGAGGGAGCAGATCGACTTCGCGATGCGCGAGGCGGCCAAGGGGGGCTGGACCCCGTGGCACGGGGCCAAGCGGGTCGGGATCGGCCCCTGGCAGGGGATCGGGCGCCCCCGCACCTCCGCCCCGGCGGCATCGGGCGACCTGACGCCCGCCCAGATCGAGGCGGCGCGCCAGCGCATCCAATCCCGGTACACGCCCAGGCCTGCCTCGCCGGAGGCGCAGCCCGGACTGACCGGCTCGGGCGTGCCGGCGATCGCCCCCAAGGGCGACACGTCCGGCCTCGACAGCCTGGGGACCAAGGCGGACGCGGCGAAGGACAAGCTCTCGGGCCTGTCCGGCGTCACCGTCTCCCCTCAGGTGTCGACCGGCGGGCTCGACGGCCTGATCGCCAAGGCCAACCAGGCCCTCGCGGCGCTCCAGCGCATCCCCGGCGCGGTGGCCTCGGCCAACGCCTCGCTCGGGAGCGTCAACGCGGCGGCCGGCGGCAAGGGCGGCGGCGAGAGTGGATCGGGCTCAGTCAACGTGCGCGGCGCGCTCTCTGACAACTTCGCTTAA
- a CDS encoding phage tail assembly protein, with translation MESFETLVRDYEPAGKAAPAPQAAPQAAVSAPEAGKGRRRGKRPLAVKPRAAEPAPPPAEPDEEPVFVGGKPRSAEFPLECPIAYQGRVYDTVVLRRPTAAEVAAFFDALAESGFRGFPVFYTPDGTPIPYKVIERLDPDDDDRIGARIMDFLPRRMLPPAVTDGSESTPASGETTGPTSSA, from the coding sequence ATGGAAAGCTTCGAGACGCTCGTCCGCGACTACGAGCCGGCCGGCAAGGCCGCGCCCGCGCCCCAGGCAGCCCCGCAGGCAGCCGTTTCGGCCCCGGAGGCGGGGAAGGGCCGGCGCCGGGGCAAACGCCCGCTGGCGGTCAAACCTCGGGCCGCGGAGCCCGCCCCGCCCCCGGCGGAGCCGGATGAGGAGCCGGTGTTCGTGGGCGGCAAGCCCCGCTCGGCCGAGTTCCCGCTGGAGTGCCCGATCGCCTACCAGGGCCGGGTCTACGACACCGTGGTCCTGCGCCGCCCGACCGCGGCGGAGGTCGCGGCGTTCTTCGACGCCCTGGCCGAGAGCGGCTTCCGGGGCTTCCCGGTGTTCTACACCCCGGACGGAACACCGATCCCCTACAAGGTGATCGAGCGCCTGGACCCGGACGACGACGACAGGATCGGCGCGCGGATCATGGATTTTTTGCCGCGCCGGATGCTGCCGCCCGCCGTGACCGACGGCAGCGAGTCGACCCCCGCCTCTGGCGAGACTACCGGGCCGACATCCTCCGCGTGA